TGTCGAAGTCCACGTCCTGGCAGGCGTAGATCAGGTCGAAGCCGGCGATCCAGACCGTCAGCGCGAACCAGAGCACGAACGTGGGCGGAGCGAACACCCCGCTCACGGCGATCCAGCCTCCCGCGGCCGCGATGCCGTCGGTGAACCCGAGGATCCAGTGGCTCGTCCAGGTAAAGCGCTTGGTGTAGGAGTAGCCGATCAGGAAGAGGGCGGCCCAGGGCGCCAGCTTGAGACAGAGCGGGTTGAGCATCCACCCGGAGAGGGCGAGGAGCGCGCCGGAGGCGACGGCCGCCAGCAGCATGTGCCAGGGCGCCAGGAGCCCCGTGGGCAGGTGGCGCCGCGCGGTGCGCGGATTGGCCGCGTCGACCAGCCGGTCGGCCAGACGGTTGACGCTCATCGCGAGCGTCCGCGCACCCGTCATGGCCAGCGTCACCCACACCACCACGCGCCAAGCCGGCCAGCCGTCCGCCGCCAGGACCATCGCCACGTAGGCGAAGGGCAGGGCGAAGACGGTGTGTTCGAACTTGATCGCGTCCAGGAAGTTGCGAAACGTGCTGGGCACTACAGGCCGTATTCTTGCCAGCGCTTCGTCACGAGCGAGCGCATCTCCTCGCTCATGACGATCTCCTCGGGCCACGGTTGGCCGATGCCGTCGTCCGCGGTCTTTTCCGTCGCGTCGATGCCCATCTTGCCGCCGAAGCGGTGGCGGAGCGCCGCGTGGTCGAGGTCGTCCATCGGCCCGTCCACGATGACGATGTCGCGCTTGGCGTCCACGTTGCCCGTGGCGCGCCAGGCGACTTCGGAGAGGTTCTGGACGTCGACGTGGTCGGAGACGACGAGAATGTTCTTGGCCAGCATCATGAGCCCGAGCCCCCAGAGGGCGTACATGACCTTGCGCGCCTGGCCGGGATACCGCTTCTTGATCGAGACGATGACGAGGTTGTGGAAGACACCCTCCGCGGGCATGTTCATGTCCACGACCTCGGGCAGCATGAGCCGGATGATGGGCAGGAAGATGCGCTCGGTCGCTTTGCCGAGCCAGTAGTCCTCCTGCGGCGGCCGGCCCACGATGGTCGTGGGATAGATCGGCTGCTTGCGGCGCGTGACGGCCTTCAAGTGGAAGACCGGGTAGTCCCGCGCCAGCGAGTAGTAGCCCGTGTGATCGCCGAAGGGCCCTTCGATCCTCCGTTCGGCTGGATCCACTGTGCCCTCGAGGATGATCTCAGCCTCGGCGGGCACCTCGAGGTCCACCGTCTTGGCCTGCACCATGGGGATGCCGGATCCGCGCAGCCACCCCGCGAAGACCATCTCGTCTATGCCCGGAGGCAGCGGGGCCGAGGCGGAGTAGATCGAGGCGGGGTCGCCGCCCAGCGCGATGGCGACGTCCATCGGCTTGCTCCGCTCCTCCGCGAGCCGCTGGTGCTCGGCCGAGCCCTTGTGGATCTGCCAGTGCATGCCGAGCGTGCGATCGTCGAACACCTGGAGCCGGTACATGCCCACGTTGCGCGCCCCGCTCACAGGGTCCTTCGTAAAGACCATCGGAAGCGTGATGAAGCGCCCCGCGTCCCCCGGCCAGCAGCGCAGCACGGGCAGGGTCGCCAGGCTCGGACGCTCCGTCTCGACGACCTCCTGGCACGCCGCGGAGCGCACGCGCTTGGGGCCGGCTTTCGCGACGTCGAAGAGGTCGCCGAGCTTCTTGAGCTTGTCGACGAGCGTGCCCGGCATCTTCATGTCGAAGAGCTTCGCGACCCGCGCCGACAGCTCGTTCAGGTGCTCGACGCCGAGCGCCGCCGCCATGCGATCCGGCGAGCCGAAAGCGTTGATGAGCACCGGCGTGTCGAACCCCTCGACGCTCTCGAACAGCAGGGCCTGGTTGCGCTCCGCCGGGCCCTTCGAGACGCGGTCCGCGATCTCGGCGATCTCGAGGTCGCGGGAGACGCGGGCGCGCACGCGCTTGAGGTGCCCGGTCTTGTCGAGGTGGGCGACGAACTCGCGGAGATCGTCGAAGGCCACGCGGCTACTCGTGGTAGTAGAGCTTCACCAGCCAGCCCGCGATCACCGGGAAGGCCAGGCTCGGGATGGTGCGCACGAGGACGAAGCGCCACCCCATGAGCGGCGCCTCCCAGGCGATGATCCGCTGGACGCCGAAGAGCGACCAGGACGTCATGTAGGCCACGAGCGGGCCGAGCGCCATGCCGGAGTTCGCGAGCACCACGAGGAGCGGCACGCTGACCATGGGGCCGCCGGGCGTCAGCACGCCGGCTGCCGACGCCATGAGGATCGCGCCGATGCCGGACTGCCGGCCGAAGTAGCGCGCCACGGTCTCCTCGGGAATGATCACCTGAAGCATCCCGGCCAGGATCAGGGCCGGGATGAGCCGCGGCAGGATGAACCAGACCATGCTGAGCCCGCTCTTCGCCCCGAGCAGGGGCAGGCCGGGGTCCTTCCAGTAGGCGACGCCGGTGGCCACCACGGCCAGCGCGATCAGGACGAAGGCGGACAGATCGAGCGAAAGACCGCGCGGCATGCAGGCATTATACGACAGGCTCTGCGCTATACTAGCCGAGGGCCCGAGAGCGGGCTCGCTCATGCGCCTGACGATCCGGACGAAGCTCGCGGTCCTGGTGTTGGCCGTGTTGCTGCCGCTCTTGGCGGCCGCGGCCTTCAAGTTTTGGAGCGATCTGTCGGAGGGCCGCCGCCTGGCCCACCAGAACCAGCTCGACGTGGCACGCCTCGTCGCCGCCCAGCTCGACGAGGTGTTGAGCGGTGAGACCGAGAGCCTCCTCGCGCTCGCCAGTTTTCGGACGCTCGACCGTATCCAGGACTCCGACCTCGAGGCCCTCGCCGTCCGCGTCCGGGTGCAGCACCCCTTCATGCATCGCTTCGTCGCCGCCGGCGTCGACGGGCGCGTGCTGGCCGCGAGCGGCCCGCGCGTGCCCGAGGCGACATTCATCGCCCGAGATGTCCTCGACGCGGTCTTGCGGCGGGGCGAGCCGGAGGTGACGGCACCGCAGAGGAGTTCCACGGACCAGCGGCAGGTGGTGCTCCTGATGGTCCCCGTTCAGGACCGCCGGGGCAGGATCGTCGGGGTCGTCGGCGCCGGGATCGACCTCGAGACCCTCTCTCGCTATCTCACCGCGCTGCCGCTCAGCCGTGGGCAGTCGGTCGCCATCGTGGCCCCCGGCGGCGCCGTCCTGGCCCGCTCGGCCAGCCCGGACAAGTTCTTCGATCGCCACCTGGGCGGTGTTCCCGAGGCGGGGCCGCTGCTCCGCCGGACCAGCGGCACGGCCGAGTGGACTTCGCCGAGCGGCGCGCCTCACCTGGCCGGCGCGGCCGGAATGGACAGGGCAGCGTGGCTCGTCATGGCCGCGGTCCCGAGCCGCGTCGCCTACTCGCCCGCGGCCGGTCGGTTCAAGCGTGACCTGCTCGGCCTCGGCGCGGCCACGATGGTGGCGCTCCTGGTCGCCTGGCTCATCGGCAACCGGATGCACGGCTCCGTGCGCGCGCTCATCCGCGGCACCCGCGACCTCGAGTCGGCGCAAGGGCCGCCCATCACGGTGTCCACGGGGGACGAGCTGGCGGAGCTCGCCGAGCATTTCAACCGCGCCCTGCAAGCGCGGCGGCAGGCCCAGATGGAGCTCGACGCGCGCCAGCGGCGCCTTCGCGCGCTGGCCGACGTCAACGCGGCGCTCTCGCAGCAGCTCGACCTCGAGCCGCTCCTGAAGCAGATTACGCTCGCCCTCGCCCAGCTGACCGGCGCGCGCAACGTGGTCTTCTGGGAGGTGGACGCCGCGCGCGGGTGTCTGGTGCGCCGCGCCTGGTCATCCGACCCGTCCATCTCCGCCGACGATCTGCCGTCGGCGCTGCCGTTCGACAAGGGGGGCACGGGCTGGGTTGCCAGCCACCGGCAGGCTCTGTTCATCGAGGACGTCACGCGCGACCCGCGCATCCAGTCCCAGCAGTGGGCGGCCGCGCACGGGCTCTTTTCCTTCGTCGGCGTCCCGGTCGTGTCGGGCGACGATCTCCTCGGCGTGCTGACCCTCAACCTGCCCCGCGAGGACCTGCCGGCCGAGGACGACCGCGAGATCCTGACGTCCTTCGCCTCGCAGGCCGCCGTGGCCGTGCGCAACGCGCGGCTCTTCGCCGAGGCGACGCGCCGCCGCCGGGAGGCCGAGGAGCTGGCGGACGGCGCCCGCATGCTCACCGAGAGCCTCGACATCTCCGAGGTCGCCGACCGGGTCGTGAAGAGCGTCCTGCCCATCTTCGGGGTGGACTCGGCAGGCCTGCGCCTCCTGCGCCCCGACGGGACGCTCGAGGCCATCGCCTGGACGGGCCCGGCGGCGGCCCACTTCAAGCCCGGCCACGTGATCGAGCCCGGCATCGGCCTCGCGGTCCGCGTGATCGCCGAGGGGCGGGCCGTCTCCACAAGCGATATCTTCGCGGACCCGGCGCTGGCGCTGACCGACGACCTCAGGTTGCGGCTCGAGCAGTCCGGCACGCGCGCGCTCCTGGCAGTGCCGCTCCGCGCCAAGGGGGAGTTGATCGGGGTCCTGCTCATCGCCTCCGGCGTCGTCCGCGAATTCTCCGACGCCGACGCGGCGCTCCTGCAGGCCTTCGCGGACCAGGCAGCGCTGGCGATGGAGAACGCGCGGCTCTACGGCGAGGCGACGCGGCGTCAGCACGAAGCCGAGGAGATCGCGCGCGTCGCCCAGACGCTCACGGGCAGCCTGGACGTCAGCGACATCGCCCAGCGGATCGTCGGCAGCGTCCTGCCGGTCCTCCGCGGCCGCTCCTCGGGCTTCCGTCTCGTCCAGCCCGACGGCTCGCTGATGGTGATCGCACAGGGACAGGCCGGCGGGGTCCACGCTCCCTACGGCCACGTCGTGCCGGCCGGCTACGGCGTCACGGGCCGGGCTGTGGCCGATGGGCTCCCGGTCGTGACGGCCGACGTGCTGCACGACTCGCGCATCCTCCTGACCGAGGAGATGCGCAGCCGGGCGGAAACCTCCGGCCTCGGCGCGTTCCTGACCGTGCCGCTCCGCGTCGAGGGCCGGGTCATCGGGGCGCTCTCCATCGCGGATCGGACGGGCCGGCGCTTCACGGACGTCGAGACGGCGCTGCTCCAGACCTTCGCGGACCAGGCCGCGCTGGCGCTCGACCACGCGCGCCTGTACGAGCAGACGCGTCAGCGGCTGCGCCATGTCGAAAGCATCCGCGAAGTCGTCGAACAGATCCTCGTGCCGTTCACCCTCGAGGAGCGGCTGAACCTGATCGCCCGCAACGCGGCGGAGATGTTCGACGCCGACCTGGCCCTGGTCGGCTTGCGGGCCGAAGGCGAGGATCGCCTGGTCATTCGCGCGGGCCACCGGCTCGTCGCGGGAGAGCTCGGGCAGTCCATCGCGATGGGCGAGGGGGCGTTGGGGCTGGCGGCGGCGAAGCGCGAGGGCGTGCTGGTCAACGACTACGCCTCGTGGTCGGGGCGCATGCGCCGCATGCTCACGCCGGAGCGCCGCGACCTGCTCGGGGCGACGATCGCCTATCCGCTGATGATCCGCGGGGAAGTCATCGGCGCGCTGTCGGTCGCCTACCTCGGGAAGGAGGAGCGCCGCTTCGTCCCCGACGACCTGGACCGGCTGGCGACGCTGGCGGCGCCCGCGGCGCTAGCCATCGAGCACAGCCGCCTCTACGACGAGCTGGCCTCGCGCGTCCGCCAGCTGCAGGAGACGCAGGCGCAGCTGGTGCAGGCGGGCAAGCTGTCCGCCGTCGGCCAGCTCGTCTCGGGCGTCGCCCACGAGCTCAACAATCCGCTGTCCGTCGTCATCGGCTACGGCCAGCTGCTGAAGGGCAAGCCGCTGCCCGCCGATGTCCGCGGCCCCCTCGAGATGATGGTGGCGCAGGGCGAGCGCATGGCGAAGATCGTCCAGGGCCTGCTGCTCTTCTCGCGCCAGCGCAAGCCCGAGCGCGCCCCCGTGGACCTGCCGGCCGTCATCGAGCAGACCATGACGCTGCGCGCGACGCGGCTGCGTCTCTCGGGTATCCGCTTCGAGCTCGACCACGCCCCCGGCGTGCCGCCCGCGGAAGGCGACGTGCACCAGCTCCAGCAGGTGTTCCTGAATCTCCTGCTCAACGCGGAGCACGCCATCATGACGGGCGGCGCGGGCGACACGATCCGCGTCCGGGCCCGCGAGCGGACGGAGAGCGGCCGGTCGTGGGTGGTGGTCGAGTTCGAGGACAACGGCTCCGGCATCGCGCCCGAGGTCATGCCGCGCATCTTCGAGCCCTTCTTCACGACGAAGAAGGTGGGCGAGGGGACGGGGCTCGGGCTCTCCGTGTCCTACGGCATCGTCCAGCAGCACGGCGGGCGGCTCACCGTCGAGAGTGTGCCCGGCCGCACCGTGTTCACCGTCGAGCTGCCGTCCGCCGCGCAGGCCGAGCCGGCGCGCCAGACGGTCTCGCCGCTCCAGGCCGGCGTGTACGGCTTCGGCCGGCGCGCCCTCGTCGTGGACGACGAGCCCGGCATGGTGGACCTCGTGATGGCGCTGTTGAAGGACACGGGCTGGCAGGTGGAGGTTGCCTCCACCGGGCGCTCGGCCCTCGAGCGCGTGCGCGCGGCCCGCTTCGACGTCGTGCTCACGGACATCCGGATGCCGGACGGCAGCGGCGAGGACTTCTACCGCGCGGTGGTTCGCGAGCAGCCCGCTTTGGCGAAGCGCTTCGTCTTCATGACGGGGGATACCGCCAACCCGTCGGCGTGGCAGTTCCTGGAGGCCGAGCAGGTGCCGGTGCTCGAGAAGCCGTTCACGGCCGACAGCCTCTTCCGGGTGCTGGAGCAGGTAACCACCTTGACTTCGCGCGGGGCTTTCGAGTAGAGAGGGAGGGCCATGACCAAAGCCGATCTGGTGTCCGCCATGGCCAAGGCCTCTGGCGGGAGCAAGGTGTCGGCCGAGCGGGCGCTGGACGCCTTCTTCGTGAGCGTCTTCGACGCGCTCAAGAGGGGCCGCCGCGTCACGATCGGCGGCTTCGGCACCTTCATGGTCAGCAAGCGCGCCGAGCGCAACGGCCGGAACCCGCGCACGGGCACGGCCATCAAGATCCCAGCCACGCGCGTGCCCCGCTTCAAGTCGAGCCGCTCGCTGAAGTCCGCCGTTCTCTAGCAGGCGGCTGAAAAAGGCCCATCTGCTTCGTTGACGCCCTCGGCCACACGCTCAACGTACGGGGAGTACGCCTCGCGTGCGGCCGTCGGGCGCCGCCTCGCATCTGGACCTTTTTGAGCCGCCTGCGGGGTGAGCGGCTCACGGCTCGTGGAGGCGCATGAGCCGGAAGGACTCCGCCGCTTCCAGCTCCCGCGGGGCGCCCTGCATGCGCGCCCACCCGGTGATCATCTCGGTCGGATCCCACGTGCCCATCTGGGTGCGGTGCTCCTTGAGGGCGGCGAGCTTGACCGAGAGAACCTCCGAGATGTCGATGAAGGTGTCGGGCGACTCCGAGCCGTGGATGAACACCGCCCGGACCTTGTGCGGCGCGAGCCCCTCGTCGAGAAGCTCCGGGAAGATGAGCCTCGTCTCGGCCGAGGGGAACACGGCGTCGAGGGCGGCGTCGGACGCGGCGCGATGGTCCGGATGATTCATGTACATGGCGCCGTAGTAGCGCACCGTCGGATCGCCGCACACCACCGCGTCCGGACGGTGGCGGCGGATGACCCGCGTCAGCTCCCGCCGCAGCGCGAGCGAGGGCTCGAGCGTGCCGTCCTCGTAGCCGAGGAAGACCACCTCGGAGACGCCGAGCACGCGGCAGGCCTGCCGCTGCTCCTCTTCGCGGATCGGCACGAGCGCCTCCCGCGTCATGTCCGGCGGCGTGTGCTCGTTGGAGCCGGCGCCGCCGCTGGTGATGCACACCGTGACGACATGGCTGCCTGCCCGCGCCCACTTCGCCAGCGTGCCGCCCACGGTGAACTCCTGGTCGTCCGGATGCGCGTGGATGGAGAGCACGCGGGCAGGGGCGGCCGGCTCGCGCGTATCCGGTTTCGCCGGCACGGCGCGCTCCGGGATGCCGGGGGTGGGGGCGGGGGCGTCTTTCTCTGGCTCGGCCGGCATCATGGTCTCCAGCGTCTACTATCTATCGGCTGTCAAGGGCCGACCGTGTCCCGGATCGCGGCGAACACCAGCGCGGGAGTCAGCGGAAGGACCGTGATGCCGACTCCCCGGTCGCGGAGCGCGTCACAGACGGCGTTGGCGATGGCGCCGCCCAGGCCCGGGTTGCCGCACTCGCCCAAGCCCCGGAGGCCGAGCGGGTTCGTCGTCGCCCTGACTTCCTGGTAGAAGCCGTCCACGGGCGGGACGTCCTGCGCATACGGCAGGGCGTAGTCCATGAGCGTGCCCGAGAGAAGCTGCCCGCCGGCGTCGTACTCGAGCGTTTCGTGCAGCGTGTTGCCGATGCCGAAGGCGACGCCGCCGACGAGCTGCGCGTCGACCAGGGCGGGGTTGACGGCGCGGCCGACGTCGGCGCCGATCACGACGCGCGCGAGGCGCACGGCGCCGGTCTCGATGTCCACGTCGGCGATCACCCCGACCGCGCAGCCCGCATACGTGATTTTCGGCACGTTGAACGAGGCGCCCACGGCAAGCCGTCGCTCGGCGGCCAGCTCGCCGAGCGTCATGCGTCGCCCGGGCGCCTCAAGCGTTCCGGCGGCGTACCCGACCTCGGCCTCCGGCACGCCCCACTTGACGGCCGCCCTCGACGTCGCCTCGTCGACGAGCTTCGCCGCGGCCATGGCGACGGCATTCCCCGCCGTCACCGTGCCGCGCGAGCCGTACGTGCCGACGCCGCTCTCGACGTTGGACGTATCGGCGTGGCGGACCTCGAAGCGGTCGGCTGTCACGCCGAGGGTCTCGCCCAGGATCTGCGCGAGCACCGTCTCGAGCCCGGGCCCCATGGACGAGGCGCCGGTGTCGACGGTGAACCGCCCGTCGGCCCGTGCCTCGAGATGGGCGGTCTCGAACGGCCCGAGGCCGGTCTTCTCCACGTATACGCAGAGCCCGATCCCCCGCCGCGGCCCCGGCCGCGCGTTGTGCGCCGCCAGCGTAGCGCGCGCCCGATCGTAGTCCAGGCGGCGCAGCAGCTCGTCGAAGAGCGCCGGGTAGTCGCCCGAGTCGTAGACGGTGTTCGCGCCGAACGACTTGGTGCCGCAATCGTAGGGCATCTCGTCGGCGCGGATCAGGTTGCGCCGCCGGATCTCCGCCGGATCGAGCCCGAGCCGGGCGGCCCCGAGGTCCATCAGGCGCTCGCGGGCGAAGTTGCACTCGGGGCGCCCGGGGGAGCGGAGCGTCCCCGCCGGCGTCTTGTTGGTGACGACCGACCAGAGATCGCACGCATAGCTGGGCACGCGATACGGACCCGGGAAGAGCGCGGCGCCGAATTCCGCGGGCACCAGGGCCGCCGTTCTCACGTACGCGCCGATGTCGGCAAAGATCAGGGCCCGCAGGCCGAGGATGCGCCCGGCTCCGTCGAAGCCCATCTCGACCTGGTACTCGACCTGGCGCGCGTGGTTCGTCGCCATCAGGCTCTCGCGGCGCTCCTCGATCCACCGAACGGGGCGGCCGAGCTTCATGGCCGCGAGCGGCACCAGGATGTCCTCCGGGTAGAGCTCGCCGCGCACGCCGAATCCGCCGCCCACGTCCACCTCGGTCAGGCGAAGGGCCCCGAGCGGGATCCCGAAGATCGGGGCCAGGATGCTCCGGTTGATGTGGATGCACTTGGTCGATCCGATGAGGTGGAGCTCGCCGCCGGCGGGATCCGGCGGCACGGCGACGAGCCCCCGCGTCTCGAGGGCCGCCGCGGTCTGCCGGGGATAGACGAACCGCTCGCGGATGACCACGGCCGCCGCGGCGAGCGCCGCGTCGACGTCGCCGACCCGCATCGCGATCACCGCGACATTGTTGGACTCGGTGCGGGGGAAGAGGAGCGGCGCGCCGGGCGCGAGCGCCCCCGCCACGGTTGCGCAGACGGGCAGGGGATCGTAGACGACGTCGATCAGCTCGAGCGCGTCCTCCGCGACGTAGCGATCATCGGCTACGACGAGGGCCACCGGCTCGCCCACGTACCGGACGACGCCGCGGGCGATCGCGGGCTGGAGATAGCGCTCGGTTCCGGGCGGCGCTCCCACGCGGTTCGGGATGACGGCGGCTTCGGGCACGTCGGCGACCGTGAGCACGGCGCGGACACCGGGCAGCTCGAGCGCCCGCTTGGCGTCGATCCCGACCAGCCGGGCGTGGGCGTGGCGCGAGCGAAGCACCGCCGCGTGGAGCATGCCGGGCGCGCGAACGTCTGCCACGAAGTGTCCAGCTCCCGCGGCGAGCCGATCGCCGCCGATGCGGTAGTGGGAAGCGCCGATCATCGTGCCCTCCTGTGAGATGTGCGCCCGCTTGAGAGGTCGGCGGTGGACCGTCCGGAACCTATAGCATGGCCGCCCATGGAAGAAAAGGGGACCCGCCGAGCTTCGCGTTTGACGCGGCCGCCGCGATCTGGCAGGATCGCCGCGGCGCCATGAAAGGGAGGCTCGGACATGAAAGGTAAACGGACGCTCGCCCTGTCTTGTCTGCTCTTGCTGTGCGTGCTCCCCGCGGGTGGCTCCGTCGCCCCGGCGTCGGCCCAAGCCAAGCCGGAGGGAGAGATGCGCTGGGCGCTGTATGTGACGCTGGCGCCGGCCTGGTTCGACCCGGGCGAGTCTGTCGTGGGCGTGATCACGCCCTTCTGGGTCCTGTACGCGCTCCACGACGCGCTCGTCAAGCCCATGCCCGGCAACCAGTTGACGCCGAGCCTGGCCGAGTCGTGGACGGTGAGCGCGGACCAGCGCGTCTACGAGTTCAAGCTGCGCGAGGGCCTCCGGTTCCACAACGGTGATCCCTTCACTGCCGAGGACGTGAAGTTCAGCTTCCATCGGACCAGGGGCGCAGGCGCCAAGACCCTCCAGGAGAGAGTCCGGGACGTCACGATCGTGGATCCCTACCGGATCCGCTTTCAGCTGCACGAGCCCTTTCCGGATTTCATGGCCTACTACGGCACGCTGGCGACCGGGGCGGGCTGGGTCGTGCCCAAGAAGTACTTCGAGCAGGTCGGCGCCGACGGCTTCAAGAAGCACCCGATCGGCCTCGGGCCCTACAAGTTCGTGAGCAACACGCCCGGCGTCGAGCTTGTCATGGAAGCGTACGAAGGCTACTGGCGGAAAGTCCCCTCGGTGAAGCGGCTGGTCTACAAGAGCGTCCCGGAGGCCACCACCCGGATGGCCATGCTGAAGAGGGGCGAGGTGGATCTCGCGTATCTCCTGGATGGCCCGCAGGCGCAGGATGTGAAGCGCGATTCCGTTCTCAAGCTCGCCTTCTCCGGAGGCATCGGGACTTTCTACGTGGATTTCCTCGACCAGTGGGATCCCAAGTCACCCTGGCACGACCGGCGGGTGCGGCTGGCCGCCATGCATGCCATCGACAGCCGCGCGCTGAACGAGGCGGAGAATCTCGGAGCCTCGCGGCTCACCGGCAGCATCGTGCCGAGAAAGTTCGACTTCGCGCTTCCCCTCGAACCCTACGCGTACGATCCCGCCAAGGCGAAACAGCTCCTGGCCGAGGCGGGCTACCCGAACGGCTTCGACGCCGGCGATCTGTACCCGTGGCCTCCTTATTTCTCGATGTCAGAGGCGATCGGGGGAATGCTCGGGACTGTCGGGATCAAGACGAAGCTGCGGACGATGGAGCGCGCGGCCTTCTACTCGGCGCTGGCCTCGAAGAAGCTTCACGGGCTGTGCGTCTGCATCAACGCGGTGTACGGCAACGCCGCCTCGCGTATGGCAGAGCTCGTGCCGAGCGACGGCGCCTTCGCCTACGGCGGCTATCCCGACATCGACGCGCTCTACAAGCAGCAGGCCCGCGAGACCGACCGGAAGAAGCGCGAGGCGATCCTGCACCAGATCCAGCGGCTCCTCCACGAGCGCGTCCGCTTCGGGCCCATCTACGAGTACATCTGGCCGAGCGGTGTCGGCCCGCGTGTCGCGGAGCCCGCGCTCATGCTGATCGATCCCTACCCCTGGTCGGCGCCCCTCGAGGACGTGCGCCTCAAGAAGAACTGAGCCCGGGTATCCGATATCACGGGTCAACGCAGCGAGGGATCATGGC
This genomic window from Candidatus Rokuibacteriota bacterium contains:
- a CDS encoding ABC transporter substrate-binding protein is translated as MKGKRTLALSCLLLLCVLPAGGSVAPASAQAKPEGEMRWALYVTLAPAWFDPGESVVGVITPFWVLYALHDALVKPMPGNQLTPSLAESWTVSADQRVYEFKLREGLRFHNGDPFTAEDVKFSFHRTRGAGAKTLQERVRDVTIVDPYRIRFQLHEPFPDFMAYYGTLATGAGWVVPKKYFEQVGADGFKKHPIGLGPYKFVSNTPGVELVMEAYEGYWRKVPSVKRLVYKSVPEATTRMAMLKRGEVDLAYLLDGPQAQDVKRDSVLKLAFSGGIGTFYVDFLDQWDPKSPWHDRRVRLAAMHAIDSRALNEAENLGASRLTGSIVPRKFDFALPLEPYAYDPAKAKQLLAEAGYPNGFDAGDLYPWPPYFSMSEAIGGMLGTVGIKTKLRTMERAAFYSALASKKLHGLCVCINAVYGNAASRMAELVPSDGAFAYGGYPDIDALYKQQARETDRKKREAILHQIQRLLHERVRFGPIYEYIWPSGVGPRVAEPALMLIDPYPWSAPLEDVRLKKN